TTAATTTTTGTTTCAAGTTTTGGCACTCCTATGTAAACACAAATTTTATAAGACCATGCTATTGTCACTTATGATTGTTTTGTTGCCGACTTTTGATCTTACTTGTGTACTCAGAAGCATAGTAATGAGATGACTAGTGAGTGACTGCTTTTCTTTTGCAACCTGCTGTGTTGTGTGGATAATAACTCACATTGCACCAATTACAACAAAAGCTACGACTAATGAAACTAACCTTTTCTTGgatttattacttaatttacaTATTACACGTAAATCCTTTGTAGATTTGTTCTACTTTTTAAGGTCTATTGTTTTTTGAAACTAACAAAAATAAAgtacttttttcattttgatttattagagttttattttagtttgtctttATATTAGTTCGATTACTTTCTTACATATTTActctcaatttttatttaaaaaagtttaaagcTGCAACCGtctaaaaaaaaggaagaagaaagtATTTACTTATAACTAAATAAAACCATTCAAGAACATTCTGTAATCGAATGTCAAACTGAGCTGAACTTATCGTCTATAAACATATAATTGGGAGAACACGGGATGCACACATTACATAAGTTAAGGAGTTATTAGGGGCAGATTTAGAAAATTTGTTAAGTGGGGTCAAATTTTGTTAGAAAATGATTGGGACCATTTTACATCTTCTATTATTAATTTGGcatatttatcaaatttaattagcaaacatattaattttaaaaatttaagtgGGGTCAAATGACGTTGTTGTTCACTATGTGGCTCCGCCACTGAAGATACCATTCTAAAATCAtatgataaagaaaaaaaggCTTTAATTACTTATAAATTGTATAAACTATTTTGAATTCATCGATATTGGACAAATCATCTCAATAGTCATTGAAACAAggacttttgatgaaatttgaaCCAGTGATAACTAATTTTGATGGGACCAAAGATTTATagatgatgtttgataacaaacGTCCATGAATACAACCACTTTgctatcactaacaagggtaaatTGCGTATAACCAATCTCACAAACCCCACATGAGTAGGAGTTATTTAATAGCATTAGAGTGATGTCAAGTGTTAAAGCTTTAGTTATAATAAAATGGGCCATCAGACAGATTAAAAGTGTAAATTTGGAATTGCATTTGCTTTCCTAAAGTTAAGGCCTTTTAATCATGAAAACTTTGCAGATGATTATAGAGAATCACTGAAAAATCACTAAGAAGCAACCATGTCCATGCCTTAAAATATTGCTCTCTTTTGCTTTTGTTTGCTACCTCTTAATATGATTGAAAACAAGTGATGTTGGCCATAAATGAAGGAATTTTGGCAAGGAAACCAAATGAAAAAGACATGAAGAATCACTTCATAATTTGTATTGTTATAATATGGAGATAAGGATAAAGACTAAAGTAGTGGTTTCAAGTTTGAATTAAAGTGAAATTCCTTTTCATCAACCAAATCAAGGTCTTTCTTTTTCATGAATTATGATGTTAAGTTCCAAATCAATTAGGCATATATCTCATCTCATATCTTGTTTTGCTGACTCCAACCCAATACTATTGTGTATACTATGGTTAGTACCCACTATTAGTGTGGATTGCATTCAGTGGCCCATGCAAACACTTAAGATGAGGATGGGCAAAAAGATCAAACTATAGTTGATCAAGTagcaaaaatttttaaaagttacttatttatatcaaaagTTGAGGGGTTGTGCCGCCTATGTTTGTATCATTGTTTTTCGCACACTATGCCACTATGGCCTTGTTTAGTTCACATTAAAAAACTTAAGTACTCCTAATcagtaataaattttttttgtaaaaatcagttgtaatcaataaaaattaactttaatcagtaaaaataattttaatcagtaaaactcaattataatttataactaaaaataagttaaaaccagtaaaaaatagtttaaaaattaGTATCTCTACTAGTTATTGATATAAACGCTTAAATATTTTAGGAGAAGAGGTAAATAAATGAAGGAAGATCAGGTACGTAGGAGTGCTTCCTTGATGAATTGTTTCATCTTCTCAAACGAGCATGGCATTACTTGAATGTGCAACCAAGATCAAAAGATTTTAGGTGCATTATCTGAACTACTCGGATGAGTTGACCTGGTGCTCGACTAGTCGTACAAGCATATCTTGCTCGGATGAGCAAGTTGGTTGCTCGTTTCAGCACCTTACCGCTGGATTTCCCACCTCACTCGATGTATTATGCTCGAATGAGTAAATGTCTCCTGTTCCGtgtgaaaaaagaaataaatcaaCTCAATTTGCTAGGGTATACATATTGAAGCCTAGTTTCAGCTATAAAGTGAAGACGGTTTATAGTGAGATTAAGACCCGCAAAAGTTAGGTTTTAAAGTGAGTTTCTCTCGATAAATCCTAGGGAATTTGTGAGTGAAATTAGTGAGATATTCTTGTGTGTAATCTCTTCTAACACTAGCAATCTTCAATACAATTGACTTCCCCTTGTTTAGAGTGGTTTTAAATCTTCAAGCAAATTTGCTTAAAGGGTTTCCCCACCCCTCAAATTTGTGTTATCTTGAAGTCCTCCTCCatcattacttttaattttttgtgtttCAAATCCTATTTATCAACAACTTGCTCTAACACCATATATATATGGTACCTAGACTCCTAAGATGAGGTATATCATATAttagtgttagagtatataacatatcttggagcctcaaccatcagcttaaatttttggttgatttgGTTCTTTGAcctggtatcagaagccaacgtgacaaaagGTAACAAGTTTGAATCTTAACCACCCCTCAtataaagtggaatatttagcacctATACgtatccacacttctagtccaatgggctctcgtgtgagggggattgttagagtatataacatagcATGGtactcaaccatcagcttaaatttttggttgaattggttccttgacaattaGAATATAAATGTCATGGGAAATGCAAATAGATATGATAACCAAGACACCATCATCTTATAGACTAAAACATAGCATTGGCATCTCTTAACACATTTACATATCACCCTTTACCAATTGAACATGCACTCTTATCAGCTACCCTTTTCCCTTGCCTCTTATCATCTCTATCAATCTGAGCATTATTAGCACCATATCTCAGACCTTTACCTTTGCTATTTGAGATCTCATAAGGATTTTGAAACCCAATATTCTCCACTGAACCAACTGTCTTAGATAATCTCTTCTTGTGCACCTCTTCCAACAGCGACCGATGTAGTCTTTGGCTATGCACATCTATAAGCGAACGATTCCTAGTCAACTGGCGACTCGCCTTTGAACATTTGCTTTTACAAACCGTAATACCTTGTACATCATCAACTGGACTGAAACTTAAGCTCGAGGCCTTGTCAGAATGAGCTGAGCTGTACGAACTTATTTCATCCGAGAGATCCTGATCTGCAAGATTATAGGATTTATGTCGCGATATTAGGCAAAAGATACAAGAACCATATTGCGCGTATAGGCAAGTAAGGAGAAAACCTTGAAGGCGGTCATTGCTAAGAAACACGCCTGAAGCTGAAGCGACAGAAGAAGAGCACGAAGAAGAACGATACAAATGATGAGTTCCATCGAAGTCATCTTCATGGTAGTCATACGAATGGGAAGGTTCTAATTTACTAGATGACACCCATTTCTTCCAATGAGGCACCAAAATTGAAATTTCAGCCTCGATCATTTCTGCTATTTCTTGAGGGTCCCAATCAGTGATTTCTAACTCCTCGACCATCTCCATCGCCACCTCTATCGGAGTATCATTCATTTTATCAAATGGGAAGAATATGTTCCGTGCAGGACTACCTGCGATAAAACATGCACATCATTTAACACTGACTTATTTAAGATATCGAAGACTTACAGAActagggtgtttggcaaatactTTTTTAGTTGGATTTGGGCTTTTTGGTTCGTCATAAAGctaaaaaatagtatttggaaatggcttttaagccaaaagcCAAAGCCAAAAGCCAAAGCGAAAACACTACTATGGCTAGCGTTTTCATTGAATTTGTACtttttgacccattttttcTCTATGAACAATTAACACCTAAATTTTTGCAATACTTCCAGTTGATCAAACCAACCAACAGTCATTTGCCAAACAGACCCAACATTTTGTACTTACCATTTCCATCGGAAAACTGCACCTTCAAAAATATGATATTTTCTTTAGGTTTCAGCGTGCCAGTAATTGTCATATTGGACCTTGGTAGACTATCTACTAGCTTCAATTGTTCCAAACTTAAGTCGTTTAGAATCGGCCCGTTCATTCCCATAGTTTTGGTGTGCAATAAGTCACCTTCAACTGATGAAAGAAATGGGTCTAGAAGCAAGTCTTTAGCAGACAATCTCTCAGAAGCAGGGGCTAAACATTTGATAATGAATCTTTGTGCTTCCTTATCCTGAATATGATATAATGCAGCTGGTAATTTACCCTGATAAACACAAAGATCCACAATCATGTATACTTCAATGGTATTTAGTTATGCATCTATACTCGCCATTGATCAACTCACAACTTTACCGAGGTGACTTTCTTGTAAATTTGTGCAGGATTTGCACACTCACTGTAAGGATATTCCCGAGTAAACATCTCGAGTAAGCACATACCGAATGAATAGACATCGACTAACTCATTGTAATCTTCCTCGTATAATTCAGGTGCCATGAATTCAGGCGTACCTATAATATGATCAAAAACACAAGCAATTATGCTTGTTACTTAGCAGGCTAGTCCGACTTTACACAATCTGTACGACAGGCGAAGTTGACAAGTCGTGTAGTTTGAGATGTTCGATTTGTTACCTATAATACTGTGTGCAGATTTAGACCCATTGAGAAGTGCTGCTAATCCTAGATCTCCGATCTTGACTTGCCCAACATGGCCATTAACAAAGATGTTATCACACTTAAGGTCTCGATGAATAACTGGAGGATCGTGTTCGTGCAGATAAACAAGACCCTGTAAGATTTGGCGCGCCCAGTTCTTCAAAGCATGGATGTCTACCCTCTTATATTTTTGCCTATACCTGCACTCATTGTTGGGAAACTTGTTAGAAATGATCTTATATGACACGCTTATCAgaagggtcaatcggaaacaacttGTTATTACTAGGGTAAGATCTTGTCATCCGAACCTAAAAACTCGCAATAAGTTAAgataaaggaaaaaataaaagagaactAACTGTCTGAGGGTGCCAGAAGTGAAGAGTTCAGTGATGAAGTTGAAAGTCCTTTGGTTGGTATCGATCCAAGACGTGTAAAACCGGATGATCGAATCGTGGTTAAGAGTGCTTAGAAGGTGAACTTCCGAGTAAAGGCGCTGCAATTGGTCCGGTGAGCGTAGCACATCCTTGATTCTTGCTTGGTTCCATGCTACTTCTATTCCTAATACTTCATCAATTGCTTTATATACTGTTTTCACTGCTCCTTTTCCCAGAACTTCATCTATCTATATACCcacatatataacaattcaaGTTCAACAACATTATTCTTAAATCAAATACCATCTAGCAAGTCTTGTAAGAGACGGTGTAACCATGTAaagaaaccaactcaaacaaaagcttaagctaatggttgaggcttcggatatgttatatactctaacacgccccctcacatcACACGAAAGCCCTTtggctaaaagtgtggatgtaGTATAGGCCACCTCATACCtagcgctaaatattccacttaaatGAGGAGTAGTTGAGATTTGAACCTTAACCTTTTGTCACActgactctgataccatgtcaagaaagtaactcaaccaaaagtttaagctaatagtTGAGGGTCc
The sequence above is drawn from the Amaranthus tricolor cultivar Red isolate AtriRed21 chromosome 5, ASM2621246v1, whole genome shotgun sequence genome and encodes:
- the LOC130812553 gene encoding probable serine/threonine-protein kinase WNK4, which produces MFTTSNCDTMPLVVQGRNQIIHSDYAEVDPSGRYARIDEVLGKGAVKTVYKAIDEVLGIEVAWNQARIKDVLRSPDQLQRLYSEVHLLSTLNHDSIIRFYTSWIDTNQRTFNFITELFTSGTLRQYRQKYKRVDIHALKNWARQILQGLVYLHEHDPPVIHRDLKCDNIFVNGHVGQVKIGDLGLAALLNGSKSAHSIIGTPEFMAPELYEEDYNELVDVYSFGMCLLEMFTREYPYSECANPAQIYKKVTSGKLPAALYHIQDKEAQRFIIKCLAPASERLSAKDLLLDPFLSSVEGDLLHTKTMGMNGPILNDLSLEQLKLVDSLPRSNMTITGTLKPKENIIFLKVQFSDGNGSPARNIFFPFDKMNDTPIEVAMEMVEELEITDWDPQEIAEMIEAEISILVPHWKKWVSSSKLEPSHSYDYHEDDFDGTHHLYRSSSCSSSVASASGVFLSNDRLQDQDLSDEISSYSSAHSDKASSLSFSPVDDVQGITVCKSKCSKASRQLTRNRSLIDVHSQRLHRSLLEEVHKKRLSKTVGSVENIGFQNPYEISNSKGKGLRYGANNAQIDRDDKRQGKRVADKSACSIGKG